One region of Kytococcus sedentarius DSM 20547 genomic DNA includes:
- a CDS encoding DUF4245 domain-containing protein produces MTDRTPQPPAPQRRRGMGSWRSMIWSSLIVVGIVLVWVAMVARPDQLPERTVDARQQTMTTQRELGRDVVEAVDLPQEWNATHAQLRDEGKDRVWHVTYSTPQGKHLSLDQRIVAAEGERAGIEPWIDLKTGEAQEEGTLEADGRTWQLTLRPDPERRSAVLADAPDDTAVVVSGDAPEEELRTLVEALRFEGSSAPAPAGEGSPSAG; encoded by the coding sequence ATGACCGACCGGACCCCGCAGCCGCCTGCCCCCCAGCGACGCCGTGGGATGGGGTCGTGGCGCAGCATGATCTGGTCCTCCCTCATCGTCGTGGGCATCGTGCTGGTGTGGGTGGCGATGGTGGCCCGCCCCGACCAGCTGCCCGAGCGGACCGTGGACGCCCGGCAGCAGACCATGACCACCCAGCGCGAGCTCGGCCGTGACGTCGTCGAGGCCGTCGACCTGCCGCAGGAGTGGAACGCCACCCACGCCCAGCTGCGTGACGAGGGCAAGGACCGGGTCTGGCACGTCACCTACAGCACCCCGCAGGGCAAGCACCTGAGCCTCGACCAGCGGATCGTGGCCGCCGAGGGGGAGCGCGCCGGCATCGAGCCGTGGATCGACCTGAAGACGGGGGAGGCGCAGGAGGAGGGGACCCTGGAGGCCGACGGGCGCACCTGGCAGCTGACGCTGCGGCCTGACCCGGAGCGCCGCTCGGCGGTGCTGGCCGACGCGCCGGACGACACGGCCGTGGTCGTCAGCGGCGATGCCCCCGAGGAGGAGCTGCGCACCCTGGTGGAGGCGCTGCGCTTCGAGGGCAGCAGCGCCCCGGCCCCGGCGGGCGAGGGGTCGCCCTCAGCCGGCTGA
- the glpX gene encoding class II fructose-bisphosphatase, which translates to MTTTSTSPLRADRNLAMELVRVTESASIAAGRWVGRGDKNTADGAAVAAMREMISTVAMNGVVVIGEGEKDNAPMLYNGERVGDGAGAEVDVAVDPIDGTTLTAKGMPNAVSVMAVAQRGSMYDPSAVFYMEKIAVGPQAKDAIDIAASTGDNVRNVAKALGKDVEDLTVVVLDRPRHDQLVSEIREAGARIRFISDGDVAGAIMAARPTSGIDMLMGIGGTPEGIIAACAMKCMGGAIQGRLWPQDDAERAKAEEAGHDLSRVLTTDELVTGDCYFVATGITDGELLDGVRYHGGGAETHSLVMRSASGTIREVIGRHQLQKVTEVP; encoded by the coding sequence ATGACCACCACGTCCACGTCCCCCCTGCGCGCTGATCGCAACCTGGCCATGGAGCTGGTGCGCGTCACCGAGTCGGCCTCCATCGCCGCCGGACGCTGGGTGGGCCGCGGCGACAAGAACACCGCCGACGGCGCTGCGGTGGCCGCCATGCGCGAGATGATCTCGACGGTCGCCATGAACGGCGTCGTCGTCATCGGCGAGGGCGAGAAGGACAACGCCCCGATGTTGTACAACGGCGAGCGCGTGGGTGACGGGGCCGGAGCCGAGGTGGACGTGGCTGTGGACCCCATCGACGGCACGACGCTGACCGCCAAGGGCATGCCGAACGCCGTCTCGGTGATGGCGGTCGCCCAGCGCGGTTCGATGTACGACCCCAGCGCCGTGTTCTACATGGAGAAGATCGCCGTCGGCCCGCAGGCCAAGGACGCCATCGACATCGCGGCCAGCACCGGCGACAACGTCCGCAACGTGGCCAAGGCGCTGGGCAAGGACGTCGAGGACCTCACGGTCGTCGTCCTGGACCGCCCCCGCCACGACCAGCTCGTGTCCGAGATCCGTGAGGCCGGCGCCCGCATCCGCTTCATCTCCGACGGCGACGTCGCCGGCGCCATCATGGCCGCCCGCCCGACCTCCGGCATCGACATGCTCATGGGCATCGGTGGCACCCCCGAGGGGATCATCGCGGCCTGCGCCATGAAGTGCATGGGCGGCGCCATCCAGGGCCGTCTGTGGCCGCAGGACGACGCCGAGCGCGCCAAGGCCGAGGAGGCCGGGCACGACCTGAGCCGCGTCCTGACCACCGACGAGCTCGTCACCGGCGACTGCTACTTCGTGGCGACGGGCATCACCGACGGCGAGCTGCTGGACGGCGTGCGCTACCACGGCGGCGGCGCCGAGACCCACTCCCTGGTCATGCGCTCGGCCTCCGGCACCATCCGCGAGGTCATCGGCCGCCACCAGCTGCAGAAGGTCACCGAAGTCCCGTGA